From the genome of Candidatus Saccharimonadales bacterium, one region includes:
- a CDS encoding ABC transporter permease has protein sequence MKRSLFTVGTFVKINTKRFFRDKLALFFGIGFPLIFLFVFGSLNSGSKDLSFNVALINESNTSVATEFVKKAESSDVLKVNKDVKTLDAAKDKMSRSELDAAIVLPKDFGEVKNGQNFPSGQADVVYTQNNEQSGQALASILDGQFKAMNGQFVKNETPFTVNSDKLNERSLSAFDYTFAGLLGFAIIGMGIFGPVNVFPELKKMGILRRLSTTPLRVWQYFLSTMIGQAIIGLLSLAIMFVVAIVFFKLQVVGNYFELAIFLILGITMILGIGLALGGWARNERQAAPLSNIVVFPMMFLSGTFFPRYIMPEWLQHVSSLLPLTPVIDGIRLIATEGKHLIDILSQVGLIGVWMVVIYLIAFKVFRWE, from the coding sequence ATGAAACGTTCGCTATTTACAGTTGGAACTTTTGTCAAAATTAACACTAAGCGATTTTTCCGTGACAAGCTTGCCTTATTTTTCGGAATTGGATTTCCACTCATCTTTCTTTTTGTTTTCGGAAGTCTTAATAGCGGTTCGAAAGACCTTAGCTTTAACGTAGCGCTTATTAACGAATCGAATACAAGTGTTGCCACGGAGTTTGTTAAAAAAGCCGAATCAAGCGATGTTCTCAAGGTGAATAAGGACGTAAAAACACTTGATGCCGCCAAAGATAAAATGAGTCGTTCAGAGCTTGACGCAGCGATTGTGCTTCCTAAAGATTTTGGTGAAGTAAAGAATGGCCAGAATTTCCCGAGCGGTCAAGCGGATGTTGTGTATACACAAAATAACGAACAATCTGGTCAAGCGTTAGCGAGTATTCTCGATGGGCAATTTAAGGCCATGAACGGTCAGTTTGTGAAAAACGAAACACCATTTACGGTAAATTCTGATAAGCTCAACGAGCGAAGTTTAAGTGCATTCGACTATACCTTTGCTGGACTTCTGGGCTTTGCCATCATTGGTATGGGGATTTTTGGACCCGTGAATGTCTTCCCTGAACTGAAGAAAATGGGAATTTTGCGTCGCCTTTCGACGACACCACTACGAGTATGGCAATATTTCCTTTCGACTATGATAGGCCAGGCAATTATTGGACTCTTGAGTCTTGCGATCATGTTTGTTGTAGCTATCGTGTTCTTCAAGCTTCAAGTAGTAGGAAATTACTTTGAACTGGCAATTTTCCTCATTTTGGGCATTACGATGATTCTTGGAATAGGGCTGGCGCTTGGTGGCTGGGCACGTAACGAACGCCAAGCTGCTCCACTTTCGAATATCGTCGTGTTTCCAATGATGTTTCTCTCGGGGACATTTTTCCCGCGTTATATCATGCCAGAATGGCTTCAGCACGTATCTTCGCTGTTGCCTTTGACACCTGTGATTGATGGTATCAGATTGATTGCAACGGAAGGCAAACACTTGATTGATATCTTGTCGCAAGTTGGTCTGATTGGTGTATGGATGGTTGTTATTTACTTGATCGCCTTCAAAGTATTCCGCTGGGAATAG
- a CDS encoding ABC transporter ATP-binding protein — protein MSTMVKVKNLKKRYGDKQAVNGISFEVKKGEIFGILGPNGAGKTTTLEMMETLRPIDDGEVTIDGINVAENPQKIKYLIGVQPQSPAFQDKTKLTEIIEMFAAAYGERVDTMEFLKDVDLEEKANDYVESLSGGQKQRLSITTALVHGPKVFFLDEPTTGLDPQARRHLWELIEKVRSKGISVIMTTHYMDEAEILCDRIAVMDNGKIIAIDTPKNLIKQLLDRGFKKKQQVEQANLEDVFIDLTGKELREGQ, from the coding sequence ATGAGTACGATGGTAAAAGTAAAAAACCTCAAAAAGCGGTACGGTGACAAACAAGCAGTCAACGGTATTAGTTTTGAGGTAAAAAAGGGCGAGATATTTGGTATTTTGGGACCAAATGGGGCCGGCAAAACGACAACGCTTGAAATGATGGAGACGCTTCGTCCGATTGACGACGGTGAAGTAACAATAGATGGCATTAACGTAGCTGAAAATCCACAGAAAATTAAATATCTTATTGGTGTGCAGCCGCAATCTCCTGCTTTTCAGGATAAAACAAAGCTGACGGAAATTATTGAGATGTTCGCGGCAGCATACGGCGAGCGCGTCGATACGATGGAATTTCTTAAAGATGTTGACCTTGAGGAAAAAGCGAATGATTATGTCGAGTCGCTTTCTGGCGGACAAAAACAGCGCTTGAGTATTACGACTGCGCTTGTTCATGGGCCGAAGGTGTTTTTTCTGGATGAGCCGACGACGGGTCTTGATCCCCAAGCGCGTCGCCATCTTTGGGAGCTCATTGAAAAGGTGCGCAGTAAGGGTATTAGTGTGATCATGACGACGCACTACATGGACGAAGCGGAGATTCTTTGTGATCGTATTGCCGTTATGGACAATGGAAAAATCATTGCAATCGATACGCCCAAGAATCTTATCAAACAGCTTCTTGACCGCGGTTTCAAAAAGAAGCAACAAGTAGAGCAGGCCAACCTTGAAGATGTATTTATTGACCTCACCGGCAAAGAACTAAGGGAGGGCCAGTAA
- a CDS encoding DUF5665 domain-containing protein, with product MKKALKKIKDDNEKGARAGLLEDLFYDFNRSRVEVYKMNFVRGIFFGLGSVIGGTVVIALAVWILSLFIHLPGVGQPIEQIQQSLQKQNNQ from the coding sequence ATGAAAAAAGCACTAAAGAAAATTAAGGATGATAACGAAAAAGGTGCTCGGGCAGGGCTTTTAGAAGATTTGTTTTACGATTTTAACCGCAGCAGAGTTGAAGTATATAAAATGAATTTTGTAAGAGGCATCTTTTTTGGCTTAGGAAGCGTGATAGGCGGAACGGTAGTTATTGCCCTGGCTGTATGGATATTAAGCTTGTTTATTCACCTTCCTGGGGTTGGCCAGCCAATTGAGCAGATCCAGCAATCTTTGCAGAAACAGAACAATCAATAA
- a CDS encoding GlsB/YeaQ/YmgE family stress response membrane protein encodes MNWLGWIVLGALAGWVAKLITKEEGGLLKNIILGIIGGLLGGGIMQFLGGSDVNGFNPYSFLVAVLGAILLIYLGRLLTGQKVNKV; translated from the coding sequence ATGAATTGGTTAGGATGGATTGTACTAGGGGCCCTGGCGGGATGGGTCGCAAAACTTATTACAAAAGAAGAAGGCGGTCTTCTGAAAAATATTATTCTTGGAATCATTGGTGGGCTTCTTGGAGGAGGCATCATGCAGTTTCTTGGGGGCAGTGATGTGAATGGATTTAATCCCTATAGTTTTCTTGTCGCCGTACTTGGGGCGATACTTCTTATCTACCTCGGTAGATTATTGACTGGTCAAAAGGTAAATAAGGTCTAA
- a CDS encoding YtxH domain-containing protein, producing MAKGKFMIGAVVGAIAGIVAGVLTAPKSGKETRADLKQKAVDLKQNVSSKTEDIMEKSDDFATDMKERADRGIESAKGFTNKE from the coding sequence ATGGCAAAAGGAAAGTTTATGATCGGGGCTGTCGTAGGGGCTATCGCCGGGATTGTAGCAGGAGTTCTTACGGCTCCAAAATCAGGCAAAGAAACGCGTGCAGACCTTAAGCAAAAGGCGGTTGATCTCAAACAGAATGTCAGCAGCAAAACAGAAGATATAATGGAAAAATCAGATGATTTCGCAACCGATATGAAAGAGCGTGCTGATCGAGGTATTGAAAGCGCGAAAGGATTTACTAATAAAGAATAA
- a CDS encoding sugar phosphate nucleotidyltransferase: MKKPTKAIIAAAGFGTRFLPQTKAMPKEMIPLIDKPIIQYVVEELVSAGIKDIIIVGSSNKRAIEDHFDTPNEDLLANLRAGGPKKQHFIDELDNLSNMANFIYVRQKGPYGNATPLMSASHLIGPDEPVIYTWADDFIMASPSRFSQMIAVAERMDGAVLSCKKVQDETEYNRYGIAAGKMLEDGLLQMSHIVEKPGKDNAPSDLASVSSYLLPPDFFRYLDTAFENFDGEGEFTFQPIMQQMIDDDYKYFAYEVQNGTYYDTGDKLEYLKTVIDFGLAHEELGSDLEKYIRSKLS; the protein is encoded by the coding sequence ATGAAGAAGCCAACTAAAGCGATCATTGCCGCAGCTGGATTTGGTACCCGATTTTTACCGCAGACTAAAGCAATGCCAAAGGAAATGATCCCCCTGATTGATAAACCAATTATCCAGTATGTCGTTGAGGAGCTCGTGAGTGCAGGTATTAAGGATATTATTATCGTGGGCAGTAGTAACAAGCGCGCGATCGAGGATCACTTCGATACTCCAAATGAAGACCTGCTTGCTAATTTGCGTGCGGGTGGACCGAAAAAACAGCATTTTATTGACGAACTTGACAATCTTTCAAATATGGCCAATTTCATTTATGTTCGCCAAAAAGGACCATACGGTAACGCTACTCCGCTCATGAGTGCTTCTCATTTAATTGGTCCTGATGAACCCGTTATTTATACATGGGCTGATGATTTTATCATGGCATCGCCAAGTCGCTTTAGCCAGATGATTGCTGTGGCTGAGCGGATGGATGGCGCCGTGTTGTCATGTAAAAAAGTTCAGGATGAAACAGAATATAATAGATATGGTATTGCGGCGGGCAAAATGCTGGAAGACGGTTTATTGCAGATGTCGCATATCGTAGAAAAGCCAGGTAAAGACAATGCACCTTCTGACCTTGCCTCTGTAAGTAGTTACTTGTTGCCGCCTGATTTCTTTAGGTATCTTGATACGGCATTTGAGAACTTTGACGGTGAGGGTGAATTTACTTTCCAGCCAATCATGCAACAGATGATTGATGATGATTATAAATACTTTGCCTATGAAGTGCAAAACGGTACATACTATGATACCGGGGATAAGCTGGAGTATCTTAAAACGGTGATTGATTTTGGATTGGCTCATGAAGAGTTAGGCTCTGATCTTGAGAAGTATATACGCTCTAAGCTTTCATGA
- the gatC gene encoding Asp-tRNA(Asn)/Glu-tRNA(Gln) amidotransferase subunit GatC: MTQISTDDVRHLAQLSSLQLSDQEIGSLKDDIVNILNYVDLLAELDTENVEPTYQVTGLENIWRSDEIENGAITREQLLALAPQAQDNQVKVPKVL; the protein is encoded by the coding sequence ATGACTCAAATTTCTACAGATGATGTGCGTCATTTAGCGCAACTCAGTAGCTTACAATTGTCCGATCAAGAAATCGGCTCATTAAAGGATGACATCGTAAACATACTTAACTACGTGGATTTACTAGCAGAACTCGATACGGAAAATGTAGAGCCGACGTATCAAGTGACGGGCCTTGAAAATATATGGCGTAGCGACGAAATTGAAAACGGTGCCATTACCAGAGAGCAGCTTCTGGCACTTGCCCCCCAGGCGCAGGATAATCAAGTAAAGGTGCCGAAAGTTCTATAG
- a CDS encoding NUDIX hydrolase — MKLQVGVKILIQNNNQQFLFIRRAQAFAGEDVPHWDIPGGRIEPEEPLLEALAREIKEETGLSIDNSPQLQAAQDIFVSHADLHVVRLTYLAHGEGKPKISDEHQEVAWMTQSEALSTSIDPYIREVLEKQKSA; from the coding sequence ATGAAGCTTCAAGTAGGTGTTAAGATACTTATTCAAAATAATAACCAGCAGTTTCTTTTTATACGACGTGCACAAGCCTTCGCTGGAGAAGATGTTCCTCATTGGGATATTCCGGGTGGACGGATCGAACCGGAAGAACCACTGCTTGAAGCGCTTGCGAGAGAAATCAAAGAAGAGACCGGACTCTCAATAGATAATTCGCCTCAACTCCAGGCGGCACAAGATATATTTGTTTCACACGCAGACCTTCACGTAGTACGACTTACCTATCTCGCTCACGGCGAAGGAAAGCCTAAAATTAGCGATGAGCACCAGGAAGTAGCCTGGATGACCCAAAGTGAGGCTCTCTCCACTTCGATTGACCCCTACATACGAGAAGTTCTCGAGAAGCAAAAAAGCGCCTGA
- the gatA gene encoding Asp-tRNA(Asn)/Glu-tRNA(Gln) amidotransferase subunit GatA, whose amino-acid sequence MTQISSLVERIKSGQTTARQEVERAFAKASENEAYHALLSLTKERALERADDIDARIKQGEEAGKLAGVPFAVKDNFLAFGAPTTAASRILESFASPLQATAVEKLEAEGAICIGKTNLDAFAHGGSTENSAFGPTKNAHNKTKVAGGSSGGSAVATALDIVPFALGSDTGGSIRQPASFNGVVGVKPTYGTVSRYGVVAMASSTDCIGCFAVDVSDAALVTDIISGRDPRDMTTLPDFFKMTDEIKQGQKIGLIKEFMTNDVDADVRARTLEYAEKLRAAGHTVEEVSMPSVKYALAIYYIVVPAEVSSNLARYDGIRYGTRAEGVKTLAELYGKSRGEGFVTENKRRIMIGSYVLSSGFFDAYYLKAQKARTLLIQAFDQLFETYDALIGPVTPTPAFDLGANTDDPVKMYLADIMTVPASLAGIPAISIPAGESASGLPIGVQLMGPQKSDAQLLALAESMEGK is encoded by the coding sequence ATGACCCAAATTTCTTCTTTAGTTGAACGTATTAAAAGTGGCCAGACAACAGCTCGCCAGGAGGTAGAACGAGCGTTTGCCAAGGCGAGCGAGAATGAGGCGTATCATGCGCTCCTTAGTCTTACGAAGGAGCGTGCACTTGAGCGGGCAGATGATATTGACGCGCGAATCAAACAGGGTGAAGAAGCAGGAAAACTTGCCGGGGTCCCCTTTGCGGTAAAGGATAACTTCCTTGCCTTTGGAGCGCCTACAACCGCCGCGAGTAGAATCCTTGAAAGCTTTGCTTCTCCCTTGCAGGCCACCGCGGTTGAGAAGCTCGAAGCCGAAGGCGCAATCTGTATCGGAAAAACAAACCTCGATGCATTTGCGCACGGAGGAAGTACCGAGAACTCCGCATTCGGCCCAACCAAGAATGCACATAATAAGACAAAGGTTGCGGGAGGAAGCAGTGGTGGATCAGCTGTCGCTACGGCACTTGATATCGTACCGTTTGCACTCGGTTCGGATACGGGTGGCTCGATTCGTCAGCCCGCTAGCTTTAATGGTGTCGTTGGTGTAAAGCCCACCTATGGCACGGTGAGCCGTTATGGAGTGGTTGCTATGGCGAGCAGCACAGATTGTATCGGCTGCTTTGCGGTTGATGTAAGTGATGCTGCGCTTGTAACTGATATTATAAGCGGACGTGATCCGCGCGACATGACCACATTACCCGACTTCTTCAAAATGACAGATGAGATAAAACAGGGTCAAAAAATAGGTCTCATTAAAGAGTTTATGACTAATGACGTCGATGCTGATGTTCGGGCTCGAACTCTGGAATATGCTGAGAAACTACGCGCAGCCGGGCATACGGTTGAAGAGGTGAGTATGCCTTCTGTAAAATACGCCTTAGCGATTTATTACATTGTGGTACCTGCGGAAGTGAGCAGCAACCTTGCTCGATATGATGGTATTCGCTACGGCACGCGTGCTGAGGGCGTAAAAACATTGGCTGAACTCTACGGCAAGTCACGTGGCGAAGGTTTTGTAACGGAAAATAAACGTCGCATTATGATTGGCAGCTATGTGCTTTCAAGCGGCTTCTTTGATGCGTACTATCTTAAAGCGCAAAAAGCTCGTACGCTGCTGATCCAGGCCTTCGATCAACTATTTGAAACATATGATGCATTGATCGGTCCCGTGACGCCAACTCCGGCATTCGATCTTGGCGCTAATACTGACGATCCGGTAAAAATGTATTTGGCCGATATTATGACAGTTCCAGCGAGCCTTGCGGGAATCCCTGCGATAAGTATTCCTGCGGGCGAGAGCGCATCGGGTTTGCCGATTGGCGTGCAGCTTATGGGTCCGCAAAAGAGTGACGCGCAGCTACTCGCGCTGGCAGAATCGATGGAGGGCAAATAA
- a CDS encoding NUDIX hydrolase has protein sequence MKPWKRIEPTETTKVGWRTITSKTFVMQSGEQAIFDTVHKDGQEFAGIIALTKNNEVIIARQFRPGPEKIMDELPGGFVDAGETPEEAARRELTEETGYKAGHVQYLGTFHKDVYMNAVWHAFIAFDCIKVTEPAPEGDEEVEVTTITIDEFISRAMHDGMTNHAAVLMAYDVLMQRRTK, from the coding sequence ATGAAGCCGTGGAAGCGAATAGAACCCACGGAAACAACAAAGGTAGGGTGGCGAACTATCACCTCTAAGACGTTTGTCATGCAAAGTGGCGAGCAGGCTATTTTTGATACGGTTCATAAAGATGGCCAGGAATTTGCAGGTATCATCGCGTTAACAAAAAATAACGAAGTGATTATTGCAAGGCAGTTCCGCCCCGGACCAGAGAAAATTATGGATGAGCTGCCGGGTGGATTTGTTGATGCGGGCGAAACACCCGAGGAGGCCGCCCGCCGAGAGCTTACGGAAGAAACAGGCTATAAAGCTGGGCATGTTCAGTACCTTGGAACTTTTCATAAAGATGTGTATATGAATGCTGTCTGGCATGCATTTATCGCCTTTGACTGTATAAAAGTGACCGAACCTGCGCCTGAGGGTGACGAAGAAGTCGAGGTGACGACCATAACGATCGACGAGTTTATTTCCCGTGCTATGCATGACGGCATGACTAACCATGCGGCCGTTTTGATGGCATACGATGTTTTAATGCAAAGGAGGACTAAATAA
- the gatB gene encoding Asp-tRNA(Asn)/Glu-tRNA(Gln) amidotransferase subunit GatB gives MITEEVLNKYEMTIGIECHVQLATDTKLFSFADNDARDKSPNSVVSPIDYGLPGMLPVLNRKAVDLAIKAGRALNAEIAPVSRFDRKHYFYPDLPKGYQTTQMYQPIILAGYVDAPLDDGQTVRVRIHHAHMEEDAGKLTHFSDYSLVDLNRAGTPLIEIVSEPDIHSPAAAKSFAAELHRLMTYAGVTHGDLYHGNMRFDVNISVALKGSQELGKRAEVKNLNSFRSVERAAEYEFRRQVELLEKGEQVTQETRGWDDAKQKTNSQRSKEDAQDYRYMPDADIPPIVLTREEIETIQAEVPMLPPVYRDKWISLNLDRSVVDSLLATQEYARLITEIQEKAGGDTAKRVAHWFASALGKADEEAAPIHSRMLSPDGFIELAQMVEANELSSTAAKEVFAGLLVSDNSPRKVAESKNLLQVSNESAIAAVVDEVLADPASRQSLEDIRNGKDKAIGYLVGQVMKKSGGKANPALAQKLIRERL, from the coding sequence ATGATTACGGAAGAAGTGCTGAACAAATACGAGATGACGATTGGTATCGAGTGCCATGTGCAGCTTGCGACCGATACAAAATTATTTAGTTTTGCGGATAATGATGCCCGGGATAAATCACCAAATAGCGTGGTAAGCCCAATTGATTACGGCCTGCCAGGCATGCTCCCTGTTTTAAACCGTAAGGCGGTTGACCTTGCCATCAAGGCGGGAAGGGCGCTTAATGCCGAAATAGCTCCGGTGAGCCGATTTGATCGTAAGCACTATTTTTATCCTGATCTTCCAAAAGGATACCAGACAACCCAAATGTATCAGCCGATTATCCTCGCAGGATACGTCGATGCTCCATTAGATGATGGCCAGACGGTGAGAGTCCGTATTCATCATGCACATATGGAAGAAGACGCCGGAAAGCTGACGCACTTTAGCGATTACAGTCTCGTCGATCTTAACCGGGCGGGAACGCCACTCATTGAGATCGTTTCAGAGCCGGACATTCACTCGCCGGCAGCGGCGAAGTCATTTGCGGCTGAGCTTCACCGGCTTATGACATATGCAGGCGTGACGCACGGCGACTTGTATCACGGTAATATGCGGTTCGATGTTAATATCTCCGTTGCGCTAAAGGGGTCTCAGGAGCTTGGTAAGCGCGCAGAAGTGAAGAACCTTAATTCATTTAGGAGTGTGGAACGCGCGGCGGAGTATGAATTTAGGCGCCAGGTTGAACTACTGGAAAAAGGCGAGCAGGTAACGCAAGAGACGCGGGGTTGGGATGATGCAAAGCAGAAAACAAACAGCCAACGCTCTAAAGAAGACGCACAGGATTATCGCTATATGCCCGATGCCGATATTCCACCGATCGTTCTTACGAGAGAAGAAATAGAGACGATACAGGCTGAGGTGCCGATGCTGCCACCTGTTTATCGCGACAAATGGATTTCGCTTAATCTCGATCGCTCGGTAGTTGATTCGCTCCTAGCGACGCAGGAATACGCCCGGCTTATTACCGAGATTCAGGAAAAGGCTGGTGGTGACACCGCCAAGCGTGTCGCGCATTGGTTTGCAAGTGCACTTGGCAAGGCGGATGAAGAGGCGGCGCCGATACATAGCCGTATGCTTTCGCCCGATGGCTTTATTGAACTTGCCCAAATGGTGGAGGCGAACGAACTAAGCAGCACGGCTGCCAAAGAAGTATTTGCTGGGCTGCTGGTGAGCGATAACTCTCCACGCAAGGTTGCCGAGTCGAAGAACCTACTTCAAGTAAGCAACGAGTCTGCTATTGCGGCAGTGGTGGATGAGGTGTTGGCGGATCCGGCAAGCCGACAATCCCTTGAAGATATTAGGAACGGAAAAGACAAGGCGATCGGCTATCTCGTAGGTCAGGTTATGAAAAAATCAGGAGGTAAAGCCAACCCAGCACTCGCGCAAAAACTAATTCGTGAGAGGTTGTAG